A genomic window from Tolypothrix sp. PCC 7910 includes:
- a CDS encoding peptidase domain-containing ABC transporter, with amino-acid sequence MTYIKNSFQEFLGSIEGFDQLPDEELANVSPQLQAWRYRIGQKIIGKEIIPEKLTIIYEGQVRLLGYDPQTQMPVTLKLLQPGEILGEIGFLRQLGCETAIASTEVVCLTLSVVEYLRLLSSYPTFAHVRKNRPHIIEVFDVVGWELEKQALASANLKELSEQALPQAKVHYLNPGRSSLSQLDSNSIWFVSGGGTIKNFTNGLRLEVNNGGIIEVQGPNSVRLIGLAPSDLFFVQENEPVQIQVRDSQAQIAEELDIPYATEEEYPPATSSKGNKKDQKYPFFRGKGELNSTFACFQMLSKHLQIPFRKEVVRRILTEQMKRQGNISFQLCAYLSELIGLKVHLVDIPATSITRIPTPALIRYGENYAVLYAADANSAVVGVPNQGIVRCKPAELVAKLEVDANNMPPQVRILLVSTTKETPQERFGLRWFIPYLSRHRRVLIEVFIASFFVQLAALANPLVIQLIIDKVIVQNSISTLNVLGVLLLVVGIFEAVLTTLRTYLFVDTTNRIDMSLGSQIIDHLLRLPLRYFERRPVGELSTRINELENIRQFLTGTALTVGLDAVFSVVYIIVMLFYSWQLTLVGLGTIPVFVIITLIASPTVSRQLRSKAERNSETQSYLVEVMSGIQTVKAQNIELRSRFSWQERYARYVAAGFKTVVTSTLANSTSNFLNKLSSLLVLWVGAYLVLKQELTLGELIAFRIISGYVTSPILRLAQLWQSFQETALSLERLSDIVDTPEEAESNRQNIPLPAIVGAVKYENVSFRFAPSGPLQLSNVSVEIPAGEFVGIVGQSGSGKSTMMKLLLRLYDVESGRILIDGYDIGKVELYSLRRQMGVVPQDPLLFDGTVQENIALTNPDATTEEIIEAARIAVAHEFIMSLPNGYNTRVGERGAGLSGGQRQRIAIARSVLQRPKLLVLDEATSALDYPTERQVCLNLAQDFKGSTVFFITHRLTTVSHADRIIVMDSGRITEQGSHQELMAAKGHYHYLYQQQEINL; translated from the coding sequence ATGACATATATTAAAAACTCTTTTCAAGAATTTCTTGGGTCTATTGAAGGATTTGACCAACTACCTGATGAGGAACTTGCCAATGTATCACCACAACTGCAAGCTTGGCGCTACCGCATAGGCCAAAAAATTATCGGTAAAGAAATAATTCCGGAAAAACTAACAATTATTTATGAAGGACAAGTGCGGCTGTTGGGATACGACCCCCAGACGCAAATGCCAGTGACCTTAAAGCTATTGCAACCTGGAGAGATTCTGGGTGAAATTGGCTTTTTGCGCCAACTTGGCTGTGAGACAGCGATCGCTTCCACAGAAGTAGTATGTTTAACTCTAAGTGTAGTTGAATATTTACGCTTACTCTCTTCCTACCCCACCTTTGCTCATGTTCGCAAAAACCGGCCTCATATCATAGAAGTTTTTGATGTCGTGGGATGGGAATTAGAAAAGCAAGCTTTAGCTAGCGCCAATCTCAAAGAACTTTCAGAACAAGCTTTACCACAAGCAAAAGTACATTACTTGAATCCAGGGAGAAGCTCACTCAGCCAACTTGATAGTAATAGTATTTGGTTTGTTAGTGGTGGCGGTACAATCAAAAATTTCACCAATGGTTTGCGCTTAGAAGTTAATAATGGCGGCATAATTGAAGTTCAAGGGCCAAACTCCGTTCGTTTGATTGGTCTAGCGCCATCTGATTTATTCTTTGTGCAAGAGAATGAACCAGTACAGATTCAGGTAAGGGATAGCCAAGCCCAAATTGCTGAAGAATTAGATATTCCTTACGCTACAGAAGAAGAATATCCGCCAGCGACTTCGTCCAAAGGTAACAAAAAAGACCAGAAATACCCATTTTTCCGTGGCAAAGGCGAATTAAACTCGACTTTTGCCTGTTTTCAAATGCTCTCAAAGCACTTACAAATTCCGTTTCGCAAAGAAGTAGTGCGGCGGATTTTAACTGAGCAAATGAAACGACAGGGTAATATCTCGTTTCAACTGTGTGCTTATTTATCAGAGTTAATTGGGCTCAAAGTGCATCTGGTAGATATACCTGCTACCTCAATCACTCGCATTCCCACACCAGCATTAATTCGCTATGGCGAAAATTATGCTGTTTTATATGCAGCTGATGCCAATAGCGCAGTTGTGGGTGTACCTAATCAAGGCATAGTACGCTGCAAACCAGCGGAACTAGTAGCTAAATTAGAAGTTGATGCCAATAATATGCCGCCTCAGGTGCGGATATTACTAGTTTCCACCACAAAAGAAACTCCTCAAGAACGCTTTGGTTTACGGTGGTTTATTCCCTATCTGTCACGCCACCGTCGTGTACTCATAGAAGTTTTTATTGCTTCCTTTTTTGTCCAATTAGCAGCCTTAGCTAACCCACTGGTTATTCAGCTAATTATTGATAAAGTAATTGTGCAAAATAGTATTAGCACGCTGAATGTTTTGGGTGTGTTGCTATTGGTAGTAGGCATATTTGAAGCAGTTCTCACTACATTGCGGACTTACTTATTTGTTGATACTACCAACCGGATTGATATGAGTTTGGGGTCACAAATTATTGACCACCTACTCCGCCTACCACTACGCTATTTTGAACGTCGGCCAGTTGGGGAATTGTCAACGCGGATCAATGAGCTAGAAAATATTCGACAATTTCTCACAGGTACGGCTTTAACAGTGGGATTAGATGCAGTATTTTCGGTGGTTTATATCATCGTGATGCTGTTTTACAGTTGGCAACTCACACTCGTTGGTTTAGGTACAATTCCCGTCTTCGTAATTATTACCTTAATTGCCTCTCCCACGGTCAGCAGACAGTTACGGAGCAAAGCCGAACGCAACTCCGAAACTCAATCTTATTTAGTTGAGGTGATGTCTGGGATTCAAACAGTAAAAGCACAAAATATCGAATTGCGATCGCGCTTTTCCTGGCAAGAGCGCTATGCTCGGTATGTAGCTGCTGGGTTTAAGACTGTTGTGACTTCTACGTTGGCTAACTCGACTAGTAACTTTCTCAATAAATTGAGTAGTTTACTAGTATTGTGGGTGGGAGCCTATTTAGTACTGAAACAGGAATTAACTTTAGGGGAATTAATCGCCTTTAGAATTATCTCTGGTTACGTTACCAGTCCCATCTTGCGCTTGGCTCAACTTTGGCAAAGTTTCCAAGAAACGGCTTTATCTTTAGAGCGATTAAGCGATATTGTCGATACACCTGAAGAAGCCGAAAGCAATCGCCAAAATATTCCCTTACCTGCGATTGTGGGAGCAGTGAAATATGAAAATGTTTCCTTCCGCTTTGCACCTAGCGGCCCCCTGCAACTTTCTAATGTGAGTGTAGAAATTCCGGCGGGAGAATTTGTCGGCATTGTCGGCCAGAGTGGCTCTGGTAAAAGTACGATGATGAAATTACTCCTCAGACTTTATGATGTGGAGTCTGGCCGGATCTTAATAGATGGTTATGATATTGGCAAAGTTGAACTTTATTCACTGCGGCGACAAATGGGTGTAGTTCCCCAAGATCCTTTGTTGTTTGATGGTACAGTGCAAGAAAACATTGCTTTGACTAATCCCGATGCAACCACCGAAGAAATTATCGAAGCAGCACGCATTGCCGTAGCCCACGAATTTATTATGAGTCTACCTAACGGTTACAATACACGTGTGGGTGAAAGGGGTGCAGGGCTTTCCGGTGGACAAAGACAAAGAATTGCGATCGCACGTTCTGTCTTACAACGACCCAAATTATTAGTGTTAGATGAAGCAACCAGCGCTCTCGATTACCCGACAGAGCGACAAGTCTGCCTAAATTTAGCTCAAGACTTCAAAGGGAGTACAGTATTTTTTATTACTCACCGTCTAACTACCGTCAGCCATGCAGATAGAATTATCGTCATGGATAGCGGCAGAATTACAGAACAAGGAAGCCATCAAGAATTAATGGCTGCTAAAGGTCATTATCATTACCTTTATCAGCAGCAAGAAATCAATTTGTAA
- a CDS encoding HlyD family efflux transporter periplasmic adaptor subunit, with product MTQLNGTNFSDRNGNGRYNNEEPSDSHVATSTTKTPKQSPLNFQEPNFEQAVVLRQSPIWSRTIMISLMCLACFGVGWAYYAKIEQVVPAAGQLKPEGTNKEVQAPVNGVVKAVYVKDGQKVKAGDLLLTFDSVATRAELNSLNKIRAALIQENQIYRRLMEVSTASGTELEFLRSRLPQETYFLLKSRAALVSENELLRNQLKKYSSEAGLGTDEQQRLAVAKKELESRSLAAQLEVEKTRKQLSQTQFKKQDTESSLAIQQKILNKIKILAEEGGISQLQYLNQQQQVQNLSAEVAQLAEEEKRLQFDIEKGQQQFTNTVAASDKGILEKISDNKQRIAEIDTQFMKVILDNEQRLADISSKISQTQLNVKYQELRAPVAGTIFDLQAKYPGYVANPTQKLMQIVPNEKYIAEVFITNKDIGFVREGMNVDVRIDSFPFSEFGDIKGKVIGIGSDALPPDQTHQFYRFPARVSLDKQYLNIKGHPVTLQSGMSITANIKVREERSVMSLFTELFTKQVDSLKEVR from the coding sequence ATGACTCAACTTAATGGAACTAATTTTAGCGACAGGAATGGCAACGGTAGGTATAACAACGAAGAACCTTCAGACTCACACGTAGCCACATCTACTACAAAAACACCTAAACAATCTCCACTGAACTTTCAAGAACCGAACTTTGAGCAAGCCGTGGTTCTGCGCCAATCTCCAATTTGGTCGCGGACAATCATGATATCACTGATGTGTTTAGCCTGTTTTGGTGTGGGTTGGGCTTATTATGCCAAAATTGAGCAAGTGGTACCCGCCGCCGGACAATTAAAGCCAGAAGGAACTAATAAGGAAGTTCAAGCTCCTGTGAATGGAGTTGTGAAAGCTGTTTATGTGAAAGATGGTCAAAAAGTCAAAGCTGGCGATTTACTATTAACTTTTGATTCTGTGGCTACCCGTGCAGAATTAAATTCTTTAAATAAAATTCGCGCTGCATTAATTCAAGAAAACCAAATATATCGCCGCTTGATGGAAGTAAGTACTGCTTCAGGAACAGAGTTAGAATTCTTGCGGAGTCGCTTACCTCAAGAAACGTACTTTCTGCTGAAAAGTCGCGCAGCATTGGTTTCCGAAAATGAATTATTGCGGAACCAATTAAAAAAATATAGTTCAGAAGCTGGATTAGGTACTGATGAGCAACAACGTTTAGCAGTTGCGAAAAAAGAATTAGAATCTCGCTCTTTAGCTGCACAATTAGAAGTTGAAAAAACCCGCAAACAACTTTCACAAACTCAATTTAAAAAGCAGGATACAGAATCCAGTTTAGCTATTCAGCAAAAGATTTTGAATAAAATCAAGATATTAGCAGAAGAAGGCGGTATTTCGCAGTTGCAATATCTCAATCAGCAACAGCAAGTGCAAAATTTGAGTGCAGAAGTTGCTCAATTAGCGGAGGAAGAAAAACGTCTGCAATTTGATATTGAAAAAGGTCAGCAGCAGTTCACTAATACTGTAGCTGCTTCAGATAAAGGAATTTTAGAGAAAATATCTGATAACAAACAGCGAATTGCTGAAATCGATACCCAATTCATGAAAGTTATTTTGGACAATGAACAGCGTTTGGCGGATATTTCTAGTAAAATTTCGCAAACACAGTTGAATGTGAAATATCAAGAACTGCGCGCTCCGGTGGCGGGAACAATTTTTGATCTGCAAGCGAAATATCCTGGCTATGTAGCTAACCCTACCCAAAAGTTGATGCAAATTGTCCCGAATGAAAAGTATATTGCTGAAGTTTTTATTACTAACAAAGATATTGGGTTTGTCCGTGAAGGGATGAACGTTGATGTGAGGATTGATTCTTTTCCTTTCAGCGAGTTTGGTGATATTAAGGGAAAAGTTATCGGTATTGGTTCTGATGCATTACCCCCAGATCAAACACATCAGTTTTATCGTTTTCCGGCACGAGTTAGTTTAGATAAACAATACTTGAATATTAAAGGTCATCCAGTCACGCTACAGTCAGGTATGTCAATTACCGCTAATATTAAAGTTCGTGAAGAACGCTCAGTCATGAGTCTATTCACGGAGTTGTTCACCAAACAAGTTGATAGCTTGAAAGAGGTGCGTTAG
- a CDS encoding DUF1822 family protein: MINQTTSDFDLADYPDWYSLNETRTELLPEHFQRAASLSQSVHFSQQRWQVYICALGVLGFEQWLKQRASDLEINIDSASIWQPATADLLSAACNIQVGAFKICIITASVLTDQHRVPNAVFDIPDLAAHFYVLIQVEEEQNQVAVSGFMNYEEYHRYQVNAQLPIEEDWTYTLPQLWFNPDSDALLLNLRCLNPQAIQLPVTNRHTHKTALKQKLTTLKPQLQKQQPWELLTVNEGMTLLSSPELITWVHKAANPNLIQPLINVGLWLNNQIDLAAQELGWMLMPLPAFSQLRSLQLRSLQDDFEQIRAGLEHQGVYIPNTARGAFRDLECEEGSLRLYAIMWVLSENSANPEWMLLVAVGSQPERPMPNQLTLEVRDETQILFDETLSDTSQGILYAQVIGDWNEKFWVTVITDEAVFEIPPFGLELQTL, encoded by the coding sequence ATGATTAACCAAACTACCTCAGATTTCGATTTAGCTGATTACCCCGACTGGTATTCCCTGAATGAAACTCGCACAGAATTATTACCTGAGCATTTTCAAAGGGCTGCAAGTTTAAGCCAATCAGTTCATTTTTCACAACAACGCTGGCAAGTTTATATTTGTGCATTAGGTGTTTTAGGATTTGAACAATGGTTGAAACAACGCGCGTCTGATTTAGAAATTAACATTGATTCTGCTTCGATTTGGCAACCAGCAACAGCAGATTTATTGTCAGCAGCTTGTAATATTCAAGTGGGAGCTTTCAAAATTTGTATCATCACTGCTAGCGTCTTAACTGACCAACATCGGGTTCCGAATGCAGTTTTTGATATTCCTGATTTGGCAGCTCATTTCTATGTGTTGATACAGGTAGAAGAGGAACAAAACCAAGTAGCTGTATCTGGTTTTATGAATTATGAGGAATACCATCGCTATCAAGTAAATGCACAGTTACCTATAGAAGAAGATTGGACTTATACTTTACCTCAACTTTGGTTTAATCCTGACTCTGACGCTTTACTGCTAAATTTGCGCTGTCTGAATCCACAAGCAATTCAACTACCTGTAACAAATCGACACACTCATAAAACTGCTTTAAAACAAAAGTTAACAACGCTAAAACCACAGTTGCAAAAACAGCAGCCTTGGGAATTGTTAACAGTTAACGAAGGAATGACATTATTGAGTAGCCCAGAATTAATCACCTGGGTTCACAAAGCTGCTAATCCTAATTTAATTCAACCATTAATTAATGTCGGTTTGTGGTTAAATAATCAAATAGACCTTGCTGCTCAAGAGTTGGGATGGATGCTGATGCCATTACCAGCATTTTCGCAATTACGCTCTTTACAATTACGGTCTTTGCAAGATGATTTTGAGCAAATTCGTGCAGGATTAGAACATCAAGGTGTTTATATTCCTAACACAGCACGGGGTGCATTTCGTGATTTGGAATGTGAAGAAGGGAGTTTGCGATTATATGCAATTATGTGGGTGCTATCAGAAAATTCCGCAAACCCAGAATGGATGTTGTTAGTTGCTGTAGGCTCACAACCAGAAAGACCTATGCCTAATCAATTAACATTAGAGGTACGTGATGAAACACAAATATTATTTGATGAGACTTTATCAGATACTAGCCAAGGGATACTTTACGCTCAAGTGATTGGCGATTGGAACGAAAAATTTTGGGTAACAGTCATTACTGATGAGGCTGTATTTGAAATTCCACCTTTTGGTTTAGAATTGCAAACTTTGTAA
- a CDS encoding CHASE2 domain-containing protein — protein MKLNSYLFNLKVQKIEQICLFELSWGKGQRLTAQVNYPSALSQLYQDWRRAYLNFYRSDQMRGRAVDGGVARLAIDWHAELVKAETKLMYEFHRWLRSAELYEIRAQIAQSSQQLVKEHPETDEAVQVFLTCAPVELDRFPWEAWELGTEFATTGAIQFIRTPLNISQETGTHHPDKRQRRTRILAILGDDTGLDFQEEKKTLKSLFRIADVEFVSWKLEETPTEIIEKIADAIADERGWDVLFFAGHSNETEMTGGELGIAPGVSISISEIASQLSAARKRGLQVAIFNSCSGLNLAESLIDLGFGQVVVMREPIHNRVAQDFLVRFLQGLGKHQNVYEAVIGARQYLRMDKSHTYPSAYLLPSLFCHPGAHLYRIPPFHWRQRLRQSIPNRLEAIALTVGVLCSVLTPIQSLLLDGRTLTQAVYRSATAQVDAEEAPPVALVQIDTESIYRAQLPNSQLFPMNRSYLAKLLDSTRKLNASVVGLDFIFDTPQTDPPKADADLATAVRQAVDANTWLMFAAVQEPTREVGTNEALGINKWNWTLQGYIDAYPDLLEFPAADSDCRQVCPFAYLLSLVQLAKQEITDLPQPQTNREKNLRAEFLDVVQQHSQKGNLSQLWQWRSPFNIQPILDYSIPPSQVYTKIPAWELIENPDINKFPLVSKQVVLIAVGNDDRLGIAQGQPDRSPAPAAYSYWTQQPWLTGGETLAYMIHHFVSNRLVIPIPSILLIGIAMILGKITVFVIKSQSRLSLTRRRQITFGAVGAVILYGLLGLQIYITAAILLPWFLPSSVFLAYVLPATRRK, from the coding sequence ATGAAACTTAACTCTTATCTTTTTAATCTTAAAGTTCAAAAAATAGAACAAATTTGTTTATTTGAACTATCTTGGGGCAAAGGGCAAAGATTAACTGCACAGGTTAATTATCCTTCTGCCCTCAGTCAGTTGTATCAAGACTGGCGACGGGCATATCTTAACTTTTATCGTTCCGATCAAATGCGGGGAAGGGCGGTTGATGGTGGTGTTGCTAGGCTAGCGATAGACTGGCACGCGGAACTGGTGAAAGCGGAAACTAAGTTGATGTATGAATTTCATCGCTGGTTACGCAGTGCAGAATTATATGAAATTCGCGCCCAAATTGCTCAATCTAGCCAACAACTGGTAAAAGAACATCCCGAAACGGATGAGGCGGTGCAAGTATTTCTGACCTGTGCGCCTGTGGAATTGGATCGTTTTCCTTGGGAAGCTTGGGAATTAGGGACTGAATTTGCTACCACAGGGGCGATTCAATTTATCCGCACTCCCTTAAATATTTCTCAGGAAACAGGTACACACCATCCAGATAAACGTCAAAGACGCACCCGGATTTTAGCAATTTTAGGCGATGATACAGGGTTGGATTTTCAAGAAGAAAAGAAGACTTTAAAATCGCTGTTCCGGATTGCTGATGTGGAGTTTGTCAGTTGGAAGCTAGAAGAAACACCCACGGAAATTATCGAGAAAATCGCCGATGCGATCGCAGATGAACGGGGTTGGGATGTCTTATTCTTCGCGGGACACAGCAACGAAACGGAAATGACAGGTGGGGAATTAGGGATTGCGCCTGGTGTATCGATTTCCATTAGCGAAATTGCATCGCAACTCAGCGCCGCCAGAAAACGCGGACTGCAAGTAGCAATTTTTAATTCCTGTAGTGGGTTAAATCTGGCAGAATCTTTAATTGACTTGGGTTTTGGACAAGTTGTGGTGATGCGCGAACCAATTCACAACCGCGTCGCCCAAGATTTTTTAGTGAGGTTTTTACAAGGGTTGGGGAAACACCAGAATGTCTACGAAGCGGTGATTGGCGCTAGGCAATATTTACGCATGGATAAAAGCCACACCTATCCCTCAGCCTACCTCTTACCTTCATTATTCTGTCATCCTGGCGCTCACCTTTACCGCATTCCCCCCTTCCACTGGCGACAACGGCTGCGTCAAAGTATACCCAACCGCTTAGAGGCGATCGCGCTAACAGTGGGTGTCTTGTGTAGTGTGTTGACACCTATACAATCACTTTTATTAGATGGACGCACCCTTACTCAGGCAGTTTACCGCAGCGCTACCGCCCAAGTTGATGCCGAAGAAGCTCCGCCCGTGGCTTTAGTGCAAATTGATACCGAATCAATTTATCGCGCCCAGTTGCCAAATTCGCAATTATTCCCAATGAACCGCAGTTATCTTGCCAAGCTGCTGGATAGTACGCGCAAATTAAATGCTTCTGTTGTCGGCTTAGATTTTATTTTTGATACACCCCAAACTGATCCCCCAAAGGCTGATGCAGATTTAGCTACAGCCGTGCGTCAAGCTGTGGATGCTAATACATGGTTAATGTTTGCGGCGGTGCAAGAACCAACCAGAGAAGTGGGGACAAACGAAGCATTAGGAATTAACAAGTGGAATTGGACATTGCAAGGATACATTGATGCTTACCCCGACTTACTAGAATTCCCAGCAGCCGATAGCGATTGTCGTCAAGTTTGTCCCTTTGCATATTTGCTATCCCTGGTGCAGCTAGCCAAGCAAGAAATCACCGATTTACCCCAGCCGCAAACCAACCGCGAGAAAAATTTACGGGCTGAATTCTTGGATGTAGTGCAGCAGCATTCCCAAAAAGGGAACTTATCACAACTATGGCAATGGCGATCGCCTTTTAATATTCAACCAATTCTTGATTACTCAATTCCGCCTAGCCAAGTTTATACAAAAATTCCCGCTTGGGAATTAATTGAAAATCCCGATATTAACAAATTTCCTTTAGTGTCCAAACAGGTAGTGTTAATTGCGGTGGGTAACGATGATCGATTAGGAATAGCACAAGGCCAACCAGATCGTTCCCCAGCGCCAGCCGCATACAGTTATTGGACACAACAGCCTTGGCTGACAGGCGGTGAAACATTGGCGTATATGATTCACCATTTTGTCAGCAATCGTTTGGTCATTCCCATCCCCAGCATTTTGCTGATTGGGATTGCCATGATTCTTGGTAAAATCACGGTCTTCGTGATTAAAAGCCAATCGCGTTTAAGTCTCACGCGTCGTCGGCAAATCACCTTCGGCGCAGTCGGTGCTGTAATTTTATATGGTTTACTGGGACTGCAAATTTATATAACAGCCGCAATTTTACTACCCTGGTTTTTACCCTCGTCGGTGTTTTTAGCCTACGTTTTACCAGCTACAAGGAGAAAATAA
- a CDS encoding DUF928 domain-containing protein: MFKINNRKSLLGFALIPLAIASGSIFSENLANAQNIRQTQQILAQSVDWAGLFWQRRPKKRLASRGVVQPVCAISPGLVDTYKLWSDRPLFLWHSPGNNQDAQVVVRDYDSQEVVWQKSVKIADQQAAYDAEKPLEAGKFYQWQLSGSNNWTTFQVMEASDRQQIQAGLQALEQQLKATKASPEEIALKKADFLINYEIKHTTETGTFHPWSDAFQILYQVEKPSASFIKQRADFVANVCTPPSAARNQPK; the protein is encoded by the coding sequence ATGTTTAAAATTAATAATCGCAAGTCACTTTTGGGCTTTGCACTCATTCCTTTAGCCATCGCTTCCGGTAGTATCTTCAGTGAAAACCTCGCCAACGCTCAAAATATCCGACAAACTCAGCAAATCTTAGCGCAATCTGTAGATTGGGCAGGCTTATTTTGGCAACGTCGCCCGAAAAAACGCCTAGCCTCTAGAGGTGTAGTGCAACCAGTCTGTGCAATTTCCCCTGGTTTAGTAGACACATATAAACTGTGGAGCGATCGCCCTTTATTTTTATGGCACAGTCCTGGTAATAATCAAGATGCTCAAGTAGTTGTCCGAGATTACGACTCTCAAGAAGTAGTTTGGCAAAAATCCGTCAAAATCGCCGACCAACAAGCGGCTTACGATGCAGAAAAGCCTTTAGAAGCAGGTAAATTTTACCAATGGCAGCTATCTGGTAGTAATAATTGGACAACATTTCAGGTGATGGAAGCAAGCGATCGCCAACAAATTCAAGCCGGATTGCAAGCATTAGAACAACAACTTAAAGCAACTAAAGCCTCTCCTGAAGAAATTGCCTTGAAAAAAGCCGATTTCTTGATTAACTATGAAATTAAACACACAACTGAAACAGGAACATTTCACCCTTGGTCTGATGCTTTCCAAATTCTTTACCAAGTAGAAAAACCCTCTGCATCCTTTATTAAACAACGGGCTGACTTTGTTGCTAATGTATGTACACCACCATCGGCAGCGAGAAATCAACCTAAATAA